The Mustela erminea isolate mMusErm1 chromosome 18, mMusErm1.Pri, whole genome shotgun sequence genome has a window encoding:
- the NAA38 gene encoding N-alpha-acetyltransferase 38, NatC auxiliary subunit isoform X2 codes for MAGAGPTMLLREENGCCSRRQSSSSAGDSDGEREDSPAARARQQLEALLNKTMRIRMTDGRTLVGCFLCTDRDCNVILGSAQEFLKPSDSFSAGEPRVLGLAMVPGHHIVSIEVQRESLAGPPYL; via the exons ATGGCTGGGGCTGGACCAACCATGCTGCTACGAGAGGAGAATGGCTGTTGCAGCCGGCGTCAAAGCAGCTCCAGCGCCGGG GACTCGGACGGGGAGCGCGAGGACTCGCCGGCCGCGCGGGCCCGGCAGCAGCTGGAGGCGCTGCTCAACAAGACGATGCGCATTCGCATGACAGATGGACGGACCCTGGTCGGCTGCTTCCTCTGCACCGACCGCGACTGCAATGTTATCCTGGGCTCGGCGCAGGAGTTCCTCAAGCCGTCGG ACTCCTTCTCTGCGGGGGAGCCCCGTGTACTGGGCCTCGCCATGGTACCCGGCCACCACATCGTTTCTATTGAAGTGCAGCGGGAGAGCCTGGCGGGGCCTCCCTATCTCTGA
- the NAA38 gene encoding N-alpha-acetyltransferase 38, NatC auxiliary subunit isoform X1, with the protein MAVAAGVKAAPAPGLARAWVLGSRGSLGAKWGAGEGTTAPGSLWAGWERPEGCRELWFRGRAGGAVPSQRVSRPTQDSDGEREDSPAARARQQLEALLNKTMRIRMTDGRTLVGCFLCTDRDCNVILGSAQEFLKPSDSFSAGEPRVLGLAMVPGHHIVSIEVQRESLAGPPYL; encoded by the exons ATGGCTGTTGCAGCCGGCGTCAAAGCAGCTCCAGCGCCGGGGTTAGCGCGGGcttgggttctgggatcgaggggCAGCCTGGGAGCAAAATGGGGGGCTGGAGAGGGAACCACAGCTCCCGGCAGCCTCTGGGCTGGGTGGGAGCGCCCCGAGGGCTGTCGGGAGCTGTGGTTCCGCggcagggcggggggggcggTGCCGTCTCAGCGCGTGTCCCGCCCCACGCAGGACTCGGACGGGGAGCGCGAGGACTCGCCGGCCGCGCGGGCCCGGCAGCAGCTGGAGGCGCTGCTCAACAAGACGATGCGCATTCGCATGACAGATGGACGGACCCTGGTCGGCTGCTTCCTCTGCACCGACCGCGACTGCAATGTTATCCTGGGCTCGGCGCAGGAGTTCCTCAAGCCGTCGG ACTCCTTCTCTGCGGGGGAGCCCCGTGTACTGGGCCTCGCCATGGTACCCGGCCACCACATCGTTTCTATTGAAGTGCAGCGGGAGAGCCTGGCGGGGCCTCCCTATCTCTGA
- the LOC116578341 gene encoding cytochrome b5 domain-containing protein 1, whose protein sequence is MKRPEMRVAGSARAMPRRGLVEGPDLEFFQRRYFTPAEVAQHNVPEDLWVSYLGSVYDLTPLARKYKGDLLLKPIIEVAGQDISHWFDAKTRDIRKHVDPLTGTLRYRTPRGRFLHVPPQLPRSDWANDFGKPWWQGVHYEVGRLSAKTRNIRIINTLTSQEHTLEVGAEESMWEILHRYLPYNAHAASYTWKYEGKKLNMDFTLEENGIRDEGEEFDSLNMDGALYTPAILLYFNDDLTEL, encoded by the exons ATGAAGCGACCAGAGATGCGGGTGGCCGGTAGTGCAAGAGCCATGCCGCGCCGAGGCCTTGTGGAGGGGCCGGACTTGGAGTTTTTCCAGCGTCGCTATTTCACGCCAGCCGAGGTGGCCCAGCACAACGTGCCGGAAGACCTGTGGGTGTCGTACCTGGGATCCGTGTACGACCTGACGCCGCTGGCTCGCAAGTACAAGG GAGACCTGCTGCTAAAACCCATCATAGAAGTTGCGGGCCAGGACATAAGCCACTGGTTCGACGCGAAGACCCGAGAC ATCCGCAAGCACGTCGACCCGCTGACCGGCACCCTGAGATACCGCACCCCCCGGGGCCGCTTCCTGCACGTCCCGCCGCAGCTGCCGCGTTCAGACTGGGCCAATGATTTCGGGAAGCCCTGGTGGCAGGGGGTGCATTATGAGGTGGGGCGGCTGTCTGCCAAGACCCGCAACATCCGCATCATTAACACGCTCACGTCGCAGGAGCACACGCTGGAG GTGGGGGCCGAGGAGTCCATGTGGGAGATCCTGCACCGCTATCTCCCCTACAACGCACACGCGGCCAGCTATACATGGAAGTACGAGGGCAAGAAACTGAACATGGATTTCACCCTGGAAGAGAACGGGATCCGGGATGAGGGTGAAGAATTTGACTCTCTCAACATGGACGGTGCCCTCTACACTCCTGCCATTCTGCTCTACTTCAATGATGACCTTACAGAGCTGTAG